The genomic interval TGAAACAACGAGGCTCAGCAAGCAACAAAAAAGGTGATGGCCGTTCGGCTGTCAATGAAAACATCGAAGCCCGCGAAGTTCGATTGATTGACGCAGCTGGTGAACAGGTTGGGGTTGTTCCGATAGCCCAGGCTCTGCAGGCTGCTCAGGAAGCAGGCTTGGATCTGGTACAGATTTCGAATGCAGACCCAGTTGTCTGCAAGATTATGGATTTTGGCAAAAAACTCTATGAGGAGAAGAAAGCCAAAAATGCTGCTAAGAAGAAGCAGGTTCAGGTACAGATAAAGGAAGTTAAATTCAGACCAAATACGGATATAGGTGATTACCAGGTTAAGTTAAAGAATCTAATTCGTTTTCTTGAACATGGCGATAAAGCTAAAGTCACCTTACGTTTTCGTGGCAGGGAAATGGCTCATCAGGAGTTGGGTCTGGAGTTGCTGGGTCGGGTGGAAAAAGATCTTGTAGAGTATGGGGTGGTTGAGCAGAGGCCGAAAATGGAAGGTCGTCAGTTAACCATGGTCATTGCTCCTACTAAAAAGAAATAGTTACCTTCCGAGTATATGAAGCCCTGGTTATAGCAGGGCTTTTTTGCATTTGGGGCTTTTATTTTTTATTTATTTGGATAGAATGCCCGCCTTCCTGAGTTATCGGGATGCAACACTCTACCCGGCCGAGGATTTCATGCCGGATGGGTAATCAATGGGTCTTATGATCTTATAATTTTATTATTTGGAGTATTACATGCCAAAAATGAAATCCAACTCTGGCGCTGCAAAGCGTTTCAAGAGAACGGCGAATGGCTTTAAGCATAAACAGTCTTTCCGTAGCCACATTTTGACTAAAAAGAGCACCAAGCGTAAGCGTCAGCTGCGTGATATGCAACAGGTAGCAAAAGTCGATCAGCCTCTGATCGAACGTATGCTTCCTTATATTTGATGAAAGAGGTGTAGAGCTATGGCAAGAGTTAAACGTGGCGTTATTGCACGTCGTCGTCACAATAAAATTTTAAAAGCTGCAAAAGGTTATTACGGTGCTCGTAGTCGGGTATTTCGTGTAGCCAAGCAGGCTGTTATTAAAGCCGGTCAGTATGCTTATCGTGACCGTCGTCAGCGTAAGCGTCAGTTCAGAGCACTTTGGATTGCACGTATCAACGCTGAGGCTCGGGT from Gynuella sunshinyii YC6258 carries:
- the infC gene encoding translation initiation factor IF-3; its protein translation is MKQRGSASNKKGDGRSAVNENIEAREVRLIDAAGEQVGVVPIAQALQAAQEAGLDLVQISNADPVVCKIMDFGKKLYEEKKAKNAAKKKQVQVQIKEVKFRPNTDIGDYQVKLKNLIRFLEHGDKAKVTLRFRGREMAHQELGLELLGRVEKDLVEYGVVEQRPKMEGRQLTMVIAPTKKK
- the rpmI gene encoding 50S ribosomal protein L35, with the protein product MPKMKSNSGAAKRFKRTANGFKHKQSFRSHILTKKSTKRKRQLRDMQQVAKVDQPLIERMLPYI
- the rplT gene encoding 50S ribosomal protein L20, with the protein product MARVKRGVIARRRHNKILKAAKGYYGARSRVFRVAKQAVIKAGQYAYRDRRQRKRQFRALWIARINAEARVNGLSYSRMIDGLKKSSIEIDRKVLADLAVYEKAAFAALAEKAKTALAA